ATGATGGGTTATCCAGATGTTTTGGCATACTATTGTAAACCTGTCATAATTAAGTAGTGGCCTGAACATAGTGTGTACATACTCTTGAGTCAAATCCACTCCAAACAGGATGAAGTGTAAATTCAAGATTAGCTAGAAGAAAATCTTAAATGAGAAGATGTTTGCCGAGTTCACTAGAAAACAACTTAAAAGGGAAGATGCCCGAGAATTCACTAGAAAACATCTTAAAGGGGAAGATGCTCCAGAGCAATatatagaaacaaaaataaatgATTAGGAGTTAAGGATTGTCTACAGAGATTTGCTGTCAGCCTCATGTTCAAGACCAATATCTGTACAAAGTTCATGTTAAAAATAAGAACCATCTTCAGTTGCACTTCTGGTCCAGAAGGTGAACCTCATTATCGTACATGTTTTTCTGGCCACTTCAATGATCACAGATCAACAATACATAAATGCCACTCACAAATTCAATGGTCCAGATTTGATACCGCTTCAGGGGAATCTTTTCTTGAGGTCATCTCACTTGGCATCAACATGTATTTCAAGAAAAATGCCTTTAGAAACATTTAAACACTAACTGTATAGAGTTGGACAAGTTGTGGTTCTCTTACTCACCCATGCAACCAGATTGTGCTCCCCAGCTGCTTTTGAATTGTCAATTGCTTTTCTGCCAGTAATGATTTCCAGAAGAACAACCCCAAAACTATAGACATCTGATTTCAATGTAAGCTGACCAGTCATTGCATATTCTGGTGCACAATATCCATAAGTTCCCATCACTCTAGTGGACACATGGGTTTTATCCCCAACCGGACCCAATTTGGCCAAGCCAAAATCAGAAAGCTTGGGATGATATCCTTCACCAAGTAAAATGTTTGAACACTTCAAGTCGCGATATATAACAGGGGGGCTTGCTTTGTCATGCAAATACTCCAAGCCTTTCGCAGCACCCGCAGCTATTTTCATTCTTGTATTCCAGTCAAGTCGTTTTTTATCAGGCGGCAGGTCTGGAGCACATATAATCATGTCAGATGAAATAACTTTATTTTCAGGGGAAAAAATGGCATGCCAAAGTAAGATAAAGCAACTGAAACACAATAAATTTGCACCATGATGGGAGTAGGGGCCTCTGGCACCTGAGTCTAAAACCAAAAGCATAGATTGCTGAGCACCATAATTTCACATACCATGCAACAGTATAGCACTCACAAGTGACAACTAGTTTGCAGCTCAGAAGATTGCCGGTGCATGAATAATATGACTGAATGATGATGGATCATTCGCTTTGAAGTTCCATAGCAAAGTACAAATGATTACAAAATCATTCAATCGTCCTTTGTTCATGCAAATATATTTGGTGGGACCCATTTAATTAGGTCTCAAGCCTTTAATTACAAACCACATGTGGAATGAACTGTACTTGTACAGCCCTCACTGCTGGACCTGGTAATCAATATATTAGGACACAAAAGATACCAAACTTACCATGTAGATGGTCTTCCAAAGATCCTAGCGGCATGTATTCATAAACCAAAAGTCTCTGATCTCCATCGGCACAATAACCAATTAAGTTAACAAGGTTTGGGTGGTGAAGTAGGCTCAACATCAATACTTCAACAAGGAATTCTCGGTTCCCTTGTAGCCCATTCCGATCAAGCTGCTTGATAGCAACAATCTACATCACACAAGATAACAAGGTCCAAGTCTTAGAATGAGCTTGTATGGTGCCAAAGTTCAACCCATAACTACAAAAGCAATAAACGTTATAATACTCAAAAAGAAATTGATACAGCCATGGAAAATCAAATCAAACCATCAAAATTTTGAGTATGACAAGGATAagcataataatatatatttgcaACAATTATTCAGTCGTGCAGGATTTGTTATTTCACTTTATTTTTTCGACCCAAATCTGATGAACCCAACATACCTTATTGGTGCTCTCCAATCGTCCCTTATAAACTCTGCCAAAACCTCCTTCACCTAAAAGACAATCAGCCCGGAAATTCTTTGTTGCAGCTGCCAATTCACGAAATGTAAACGTATGCGCAGCTATGTGATCAGATCCTCCATCCTTAGACGCCTCTTTCTTTACATCCAGTGAAGGATTcagttttaatttttctaaaacaaaaacaataataaaaacgcAATCAACGCTAACTGGGGAGATACAAATAGCAAAATAAATGTACCGTGTTAAAAACATTAATGGGCTTTAATTTGATTTCcatgagaacaaaaaaaaaataataagagcCATTAATAACAGCTTAGGAAATTATAATAAACAgcaaagagagagagggaaaagtACACCCAATTCAAACTTTTTGAATGATGCAACTCTAATATTAAGGCACCGTGGCTACATCAACAGCGTTCATTGTGGCACAATGATGGGCCATGATATGATTATGAGCTGAGTGAAATTCTATTATACTCTTTTGAAGCAATCACGCACAATAAATTAACATCAGCAGCTCTTCAGTTAAAAACGCACAACCCATAAAAGAAACTCAAACTGATTTCATTACTTTAAAACTGAGAAATTTAGCTTCGCATACATATAGACTGACCAACGAAGCAAGTCAGATTAACAATGGAATTAACCCGTAAGTCAAAGCTACGATTTAAAAGCAATCTAATGCCGGCAATTGAAATCccaccaaccaaaaaaaaaacaatcataaTCCTAACATTTAAGATTACCCCTGAAATTACCACATTTGACTCCGACTTCTTTGTAAAAACATGCCCGTATAAGAATCATGGCATGCATCAGCCACACgagaaatttttttcttcttcttattatttgaTAAATTCAAGCAAAAATTTCCAAACCCATTTCCTCCAAAATCAACGGAGATCGCAACAACACCACAGACCCACGAAAGAAAGCCCAAAGCAATTGCGCATTTAACAAGTTCTTCTTCAGTTTTTAAGCGAATCAGGAAGGTTCAGACGCATGAAAGCACTCAAAGAAGCCTTGAAAATTAATGAGCATGAAAAGCAAGAGTAGGGTAAAGAAGTGATAGTGTTTTTCGGACTAAATTTTGATCAGAGAGGGATTGACAGAAATACCTGAAGCGGATGGGATCTGATCGTGAAGCTTGTTGTTCTGCTGCCTCTTCTTCGCTTTTTTGCTTGATTTTCCGGAACAGGGAAACCATCCCATGGCTTCTTCCTCCGCAAACCAAACTCAAAAACTATAAACACGAGACAAAGACcttcacagagagagagagagagagagagagagagagagagcagaattCAGACACAGGGCTTTCAACTATATGTATTTTTCATTGAAGGGCCTTTTTGCAATTGTGCCCTCGTGTCTTAGCATATTGCCAATCGCACCCCCATATTACGGGTAAACTATTTCTTTCCCCATCCAAATTACGGGTACACTGTCTATGGTCAATTTTAGATGATAGTTTAATTTTAGAATGAGACTATTAGGATATAAAATATAATTCTCATTTTGAATGTATTCATGATCTTGTTTGGAATGCATTTTAAAATTATGTGAAATTAAATcaaatttaactttttaattttatttaaattcatatttaaGGTTTGAACTTCAAACACTTAGGTTATGTTTAGTTTGCTATTTTTATGAATAAATTAATCTTAATAAGTTAGTTATAAttagttatataaaaaattataacaagaaataattattttcaaatttcattatTAGATGTCTATTCCATTCTTATTACACATCCAATAAAATAAATAGTTATTTCATCTAACCAAACGAGTCGTTACATACTAAGTATATGGTATATGTCTACATTTTAAGTTATTTGATTACAAAATTTAGAATAAAATGTTGAATTAATACTTTTAGTATTACTGAAAATATAAAAGTGAATGGCAACCctttaaaattccttttttttttttagaaaacatAAACGTGGTAATTCGAACAATAATTTCATTTTATCccaatatttataaatatggcaAATAGGTGACAACacaatttttttacaaatttgAACATATGATAAATAATTATTCTTTGaatactttattttaatttttatctaaaaatatattttacttttaaaaaaattattgtgtgtTTTATGATTTTATCTTAACCCTGCCATAAAATCCTAAAATATTCATCCCTACATATACATAATaccatttttaataaaatattaaatagaaTATATAGTCGTATCATTCAACAGTGCTTTGTTCGTAATATCTATTTAATgcaaaaagaaacaaaatttacaAAAGAAAATAATCTTGTGTGGATATTAATATGAACAATTAGTTTACTGAATTATTCTTGTAAATATTTTAGTCCTTTTAGCACATCTTGTTAATTGTcgataataaacaataatatattgTTAATAATTGTAAAGTATATTTTGAATTAGAACAAACCatgatttttgtaattttttccaTCCATAGTTAAAGCTTTTAAATAGCATTTAAAAGCCCCCTAACCTTTGCGAAACAACATAAACTCTTCAACTCGATTTACTTGTTAAaataagtttttttaaaaatttttgataaaaatatataaaatttcagctattttttatttttatttttgccacACTGGTaagaaataaatagaaaataataaaaaattttgacactatttacctgtgaaaatagttttagtttttatttttacttttattttcaaaataattataaaaatatcatcttattttttaattttatatagaaaaataaaaaaatttgtttttaaattttcaactCTTAATTTGTGTATAAGGGCATGAAATTTAGGAtcttgaattttaatttgtttgtaTT
This region of Malania oleifera isolate guangnan ecotype guangnan chromosome 10, ASM2987363v1, whole genome shotgun sequence genomic DNA includes:
- the LOC131167076 gene encoding probable serine/threonine-protein kinase PBL7, with translation MGWFPCSGKSSKKAKKRQQNNKLHDQIPSASEKLKLNPSLDVKKEASKDGGSDHIAAHTFTFRELAAATKNFRADCLLGEGGFGRVYKGRLESTNKIVAIKQLDRNGLQGNREFLVEVLMLSLLHHPNLVNLIGYCADGDQRLLVYEYMPLGSLEDHLHDLPPDKKRLDWNTRMKIAAGAAKGLEYLHDKASPPVIYRDLKCSNILLGEGYHPKLSDFGLAKLGPVGDKTHVSTRVMGTYGYCAPEYAMTGQLTLKSDVYSFGVVLLEIITGRKAIDNSKAAGEHNLVAWARPLFKDRRKFNQIADPMLQGQYPMRGLYQALAVAAMCVQEQPTMRPLIADVVTALTYLASQKYDPETQPVQNFRSCSSTPRTRREQ